Proteins encoded together in one Methanoculleus sp. SDB window:
- a CDS encoding S-adenosylhomocysteine deaminase encodes MTQPDTDSGLYREGASHFIANVTLADRKTDIFIDSDGRIGAVGDTIRRDYAGQADFIIDGSGRIAVPGCTNTHTHAAMTLFRGYADDMHLQEWLSEKIWPLEAHLTGEDVYWGTKLACLEMIRSGTVAFNDMYFFMEDAARAVDEAGLKAQFAYGFIDLFDEEKREAEIKATETLVNTIIRMGNPRIRAAVGPHAIYTVSKEGLEWCASYSEEEKIGIHIHLSETEKEVNDCVEQTGMRPAALLDSCGCLTPRTVAAHCCWLERAECDLLGRRGVFVSHNPASNMKLAVNRAMPYHWLREAGASVTLGTDGCASNNNLDIFEEMKFAALLQKFYWNSDTLLPATEALAMATENGARALGFGTGRIEAGAPADLVLLDQRSPCMVPRHHTVSNIVYSCGGSAVRTVICNGRILMNEGCIPGEEAIITGAEKAAARLVTRATGA; translated from the coding sequence ATGACGCAACCGGACACGGATAGCGGGCTTTACAGGGAGGGAGCGTCGCATTTCATTGCAAACGTCACCCTCGCGGACAGGAAGACGGATATTTTCATCGACAGTGACGGGCGGATCGGCGCTGTCGGGGACACTATCCGGCGCGACTATGCAGGGCAGGCGGATTTCATCATCGACGGGAGCGGCCGCATCGCCGTTCCCGGGTGCACGAACACGCACACGCACGCCGCGATGACGCTTTTTCGGGGATACGCCGACGACATGCACCTGCAGGAGTGGCTGTCCGAAAAGATCTGGCCGCTTGAGGCGCACCTGACCGGTGAGGACGTCTACTGGGGCACAAAACTCGCGTGCCTCGAGATGATACGGAGCGGAACCGTTGCGTTCAACGACATGTACTTCTTCATGGAGGATGCGGCACGGGCCGTCGACGAGGCCGGCCTGAAGGCGCAGTTTGCATATGGCTTCATCGACCTCTTCGACGAGGAAAAACGCGAGGCCGAGATTAAGGCGACGGAAACCCTTGTAAATACCATAATACGGATGGGCAATCCGCGAATTCGCGCCGCGGTCGGCCCCCATGCGATCTATACCGTCTCGAAGGAGGGACTGGAATGGTGCGCCTCCTACAGTGAAGAAGAGAAGATCGGCATCCACATTCACCTGAGCGAGACCGAAAAGGAGGTGAACGACTGCGTCGAGCAGACCGGCATGCGGCCCGCCGCGCTCCTGGATTCCTGCGGGTGCCTGACCCCCCGGACCGTCGCGGCCCACTGCTGCTGGCTGGAGCGTGCCGAATGCGATCTGCTCGGGAGACGGGGAGTGTTTGTCTCCCACAACCCCGCAAGCAACATGAAGCTCGCGGTGAACAGGGCCATGCCGTACCACTGGCTGCGGGAGGCGGGTGCGTCCGTCACCCTCGGCACGGACGGCTGCGCCTCGAACAATAATCTCGATATCTTCGAGGAGATGAAGTTCGCAGCGCTCCTCCAGAAATTCTACTGGAATTCGGACACGCTTCTCCCGGCCACCGAGGCTCTCGCGATGGCAACGGAAAACGGGGCACGGGCGCTCGGATTCGGCACGGGCCGTATCGAAGCGGGTGCTCCCGCCGATCTCGTGCTGCTGGATCAGAGAAGCCCCTGCATGGTTCCCCGCCACCATACCGTCTCCAACATCGTCTATTCCTGCGGGGGGAGTGCGGTAAGAACGGTGAT